A region from the Schistocerca serialis cubense isolate TAMUIC-IGC-003099 chromosome 1, iqSchSeri2.2, whole genome shotgun sequence genome encodes:
- the LOC126475854 gene encoding neurofilament heavy polypeptide-like yields the protein MKLLVVSLAVLCACVAFPVDEAPRPVVPLVITDYSSVAPDDTKKEASADAPVKTETPAADPTGETTKAVAAAEAPVPAAPAEPAAAAAAPVEAAAEAAAKPEVKSDKPEAEATAAAPVEKPAAEAAKPEESKPAEDPKPAPAEDAVKVAEPEKEESPKPEGDKPVTVAKTEEEPAKAASEPVKAAELPKPEDEKKLEDAVADKTEEKDTPKPEGEAAKADEPAKPEEPAKPEPAVAAAEPEPAKEEKKPEEVKKEEEPAKPEEAKKEEMAVKDAPKEEAKNDAPAVAAAAATTRRRREAIAAEEKKDKKPTDNKKDDKKGKSEEEESKEESKEESKEVAPEAPVSTEVAADAKPEVAAAEPTAVEPVKAEAEEKKPEETQGAVKAQPAEEPEKKAEEKPEEEKKPEEKTEVVKKEEEEKKPEEEKKAEEEPTNEAPAKAEEKPAKEEEQKPAEAAASS from the coding sequence ATGAAGCTGCTGGTAGTATCGCTGGCAGTGCTGTGCGCGTGTGTGGCGTTCCCCGTGGACGAGGCGCCGCGGCCAGTCGTGCCGCTGGTCATCACCGACTACTCCTCCGTGGCTCCGGACGACACCAAGAAGGAGGCGTCAGCTGACGCGCCCGTGAAGACCGAGACGCCGGCAGCCGACCCCACTGGGGAGACTACGAAAGCTGTGGCAGCCGCTGAGGCTCCCGTCCCGGCCGCCCCTGCCGAGCCCGCAGCTGCAGCCGCCGCGCCCGTAGAGGCCGCTGCTGAGGCCGCCGCCAAGCCGGAGGTCAAGTCCGACAAGCCCGAAGCAGAGGCGACGGCAGCCGCGCCGGTGGAGAAGCCCGCCGCGGAGGCAGCCAAGCCGGAGGAGAGCAAGCCTGCCGAGGACCCCAAGCCCGCGCCAGCTGAGGACGCCGTCAAGGTCGCGGAACCCGAGAAGGAGGAATCGCCCAAGCCGGAGGGTGACAAGCCCGTTACCGTCGCAAAGACAGAAGAGGAGCCGGCCAAGGCGGCATCGGAGCCGGTCAAGGCTGCAGAGCTGCCAAAGCCAGAGGACGAGAAGAAGCTGGAGGATGCTGTTGCGGACAAGACCGAGGAGAAGGACACGCCGAAGCCCGAAGGGGAGGCTGCCAAAGCGGACGAACCTGCCAAGCCAGAAGAACCCGCCAAGCCGGAGCCAGCCGTCGCCGCCGCCGAGCCCGAGCCCGCCAAGGAGGAGAAGAAGCCAGAGGAGGTGAAGAAGGAGGAGGAGCCAGCGAAGCCGGAAGAAGCCAAGAAAGAAGAGATGGCCGTTAAGGACGCTCCCAAGGAAGAAGCCAAAAACGACGCTCCCGCTGTCGCTGCTGCCGCCGCGACGACCCGCCGAAGGCGCGAAGCTATTGCCGCCGAGGAGAAGAAGGACAAGAAGCCTACGGACAACAAGAAGGACGACAAGAAGGGAAAGTCTGAGGAGGAAGAGAGCAAGGAAGAGAGCAAGGAAGAGAGCAAGGAAGTGGCGCCCGAAGCTCCCGTCAGTACCGAAGTCGCTGCCGACGCCAAGCCCGAAGTGGCCGCAGCAGAGCCGACAGCAGTGGAACCCGTCAAGGCGGAAGCGGAGGAAAAGAAGCCAGAGGAGACGCAGGGCGCGGTGAAGGCGCAGCCGGCGGAGGAGCCGGAGAAGAAGGCAGAGGAGAAGCCCGAGGAGGAGAAGAAGCCGGAGGAAAAGACTGAGGTGgttaagaaggaggaggaggagaagaagcccgaggaggagaagaaggcggaGGAGGAGCCGACGAACGAGGCGCCCGCCAAGGCAGAGGAGAAGCCGGCGAAGGAGGAGGAGCAGAAGCCTGCGGAGGCGGCGGCGAGCTCATAA